One genomic region from Antedon mediterranea chromosome 3, ecAntMedi1.1, whole genome shotgun sequence encodes:
- the LOC140044013 gene encoding piggyBac transposable element-derived protein 2-like, translating to MGGVDVMDACIARYKYHIISKRWYLYLFWQGVYIALVNAWLLYRRECKEVGVAKNSILNQRKFQAIVAQTLIQINTKKPGRPSTPVAANIQPVKRQQKRPLANDDVGLDKVAHWPLKDEKRRRCAICKVNKTDTTFEKCKVALCFTEKRNCFREYHKNRLFIIVSIQL from the coding sequence ATGGGAGGAGTTGACGTAATGGATGCTTGCATTGCCAGATACAAATATCACATCATTTCAAAGCGTTGGTATCTGTATTTGTTTTGGCAAGGTGTGTACATAGCCCTTGTGAATGCTTGGCTTCTATATCGCCGGGAATGCAAAGAAGTAGGCGTTGCAAAGAACTCAATTTTGAATCAAAGGAAGTTTCAAGCAATAGTTGCACAAACACTCATTCAAATAAACACTAAAAAACCAGGCAGACCATCAACTCCAGTTGCAGCTAATATTCAACCTGTAAAGCGTCAACAAAAACGCCCACTTGCAAACGACGATGTAGGGTTGGATAAAGTTGCCCATTGGCCACTAAAAGATGAAAAACGCCGTCGTTGTGCTATCTGTAAAGTCAACAAGACAGATACAACATTTGAAAAATGCAAAGTAGCTCTTTGCTTTACAGAGAAGAGGAATTGCTTTAGAGAATACCACAAAAATAGACTTTTCATAATTGTATCAATacaattataa
- the LOC140044015 gene encoding histamine N-methyltransferase-like produces the protein MSISSTESYASSFMEFRRMSDQNDKMKSWLKEKLDECIEEDSLKRKDECRILGVGSGVGEIDCFICENLQKKQKNICVRVLEPNAIEMNHFKANVCSNKCLDFVKFDWRQVDALDYFKETPDKRFHIIHLFHVLYYFKGNEMNVIQQCFNQLEVGGRLLIIQASASSRLECIRNAFAKELCSLKGKFNRISGEDLLFRINRFGYKYHSDSIRSSLDVSQCLADPKSESGSLLWDFITVLTSVLKHLLI, from the exons ATGTCTATTTCATCTACTGAGAGCTACGCATCATCGTTTATGGAATTTCGACGAATGTCAgatcaaaatgacaaaatgaaaAGCTGGTTAAAAGAAAAGTTGGATGAATGCATAGAAGAAGacagtttaaaaagaaaagatgAGTGCCGGATTCTTGGAGTGGGCAGTGGCGTTG GTGAGATCGACTGTTTCATTTGTGAAAATCTTCAGAAAAAGCAGAAGAATATCTGTGTTCGTGTATTGGAACCAAACGCTATTGAAATGAATCATTTCAAAGCAAATGTGTGTTCTAACAAATGTTTGGATTTCGTGAAATTTGACTGGCGTCAAGTTGATGCTCTCGATTACTTT AAAGAAACTCCAGATAAACGGTTTCACATCATACATTTATTCCACGTACTCTACTACTTCAAAGGAAATGAAATGAACGTCATTCAGCAATGCTTCAACCAATTAGAAGTGGGCGGACGTCTTCTAATTATACAAGCATCAG CTTCAAGTAGACTTGAATGTATCCGAAACGCATTCGCTAAAGAATTGTGTTCCTTAAAGGGAAAATTTAACCGGATCTCTGGTGAAGATTTGCTGTTCAGAATTAACAGATTTGGGTACAAGTACCATAGTGACAGCATTCGTTCATCGCTGGACGTCAGTCAATGTTTAGCAGACCCAAAATCTGAATCAGGGAGTCTTTTGTGGGATTTTATAACTGTGTTGACAAGTGTGTTGAAACATCTCCTCATTTAG